The Dreissena polymorpha isolate Duluth1 chromosome 2, UMN_Dpol_1.0, whole genome shotgun sequence nucleotide sequence tttaaacGTGGTATCTCATGTAGCATTTGAATTGTTGTTTTCAGATACAAGGGCGAATTCATTGTTTTTTAGCGAAACAGAGCTGTCGAAATACATGAGAAAAGAGCACAAGGAATTTGCACTTAAATCTGGGATATTGTCACAGACATCAACGCCAACTCTGACCAGATCATCTTCATCGTTTTCATTTGTCAATAGAAGTGTTCAAGAATTTCTGATTGCGTACTTTATTTCGTGCAATAGTTTGGTCCTTGACGACGTCGTCTCGGAATATCTCAAGCGATATGATGaagcatatctagaaatatctcATGTCTTCATTTTTGTGTGTGGAATGAACATGTCGGCAGCGAATAAACTGTCTTGCTTGATGGATGAACGAGATTATACTCTGAATAGTCACAAATATATCGATGCCGCACGAAGTGACGGCATATTGCGTTTGGACCATAAATTACAACGTACACTTCTCTCTGGCTATATAGAGGCTACAGCGAATAATAATTCAAATGTGCTTCTTGCTCTTAGTCAGTTCGATTTTAATTTTTATAGTTTTATTCTGGCACTCGGACTTAATGTATTTCGTGACTTGAAACCCCTACAACACATATGGAATTTGAACCGTTCGAATGCAAGGGCATTGTGTTATGACATGTCCCATGTATATAGGCAGGATACAGATAGTTCCAATGTATTTTGGTTTGATTTGGACTTGTGCTCGAATATAAACATTGAGACATTGATCCTTCATAGTAGTAATACCGTGCTGCCAAATGCACTGGGCGACCTAAAGATGCTAAAGTACCTCTTCTTAGACTGTAAATATGACATGTTACATTTACCCGCCTATGAATACTTGGAATCGTTACATATTGGTCGAGGAGTTACTTCATTATCACttcactgttttaattataaaacgCTTAAGTACGCTTCTATACTAAGTTTTTGCGACGGATTGGATTTGTCATTGTTTGAAAACTTGGAATCATTAGAAATTAGCGAAAATGTGACAATTTTAAATAAGCCATTCCGTAATCACAGCAAACTGAAACGTATCAAATTGCAAGGGTTTGACTTTGCCAGTTTGGAAACATCGGCCATTAAATCCTGGTGTCTACTAAACAATAGTGATACATATGGGTGTACAGAACGTCTACCAGTATTGCCATCTTTAGAAAAGATAGTATTTGAAAATAACATATTATCTaactttttacatagattgcttTGTACGCTGCTATCATGCGATCGACAGGTGCAATGTAAATGTGTATCTCGCTCGATTTCATCGGCAGATGTCGATTCCAACTCACTTACTGGTACAAAAATTACAACATCGGCACACGGCTCTCTTAAATTGACATTGTTTGAAAACTTGGAATCATTATTTATTAGCAAAAATGTGGCATTAAGTAATGCTAGCAAGGATCTGTTGAATGCACTTTACtgtctgaatatcaagagcctGACTCTGGGTGACTTATATAAGGTTTGGAAAATGCATACGATATCGAACGCACTGGTTTCACTAACACAGCTAAAAACGCTCACAATGCATTTGGACATATATACACAGTTGCAATTGCCTAAGTCAGTGAATAACTTGATTGTCACTTTTCGAGCACTGATCCCATCCGAACTAAACACACTGGTGCATCAATTGGCTTCTTTAAATCAATCGTTGAAGTGTGAACTATATTTTCTCTGCCGTGATTCAGGTAATTATGCTCCAATCATGTTGAAGGAATACGATGCAATTAAACAGAACATATATGCACTCAAAAATGTAGAAGTAACACAATTTCAAATGTATAAACGAGAGCGTGCAAAAGTTGACGATAAAGAATATGTTTATCGACATGATGATAGGCCAATTGGTTGCActtatgatgaagatgatgaggaggaggatgaggaggatgattataattattattataatagtgatagtgatagtgatgatgacactatttttaattattcTAAACCTTATTTTGTAAGTGTTCCCGTTTACGATGGTGATATTGATGCTGATTCTGTAGTTAACcatgatggtgattatgatatGACTAATATTGAGGCATTTGACGATATGGCTCGGTGTATCATCAACGGAACTTGCAGGTATGAGCAAGGCTGGATTCAAATGCGATTTCAAATTCACGGTCAAAAAAGTGTTACGTGCACGTAATAAACTTGACATGTGTTTCACAATGAGGTATATTTGAACGATTTGAATAGTTGTTTTACCAAAAGTGTTATGCAGGCTTCGCAGATACAAGCATGGGGACCGGTCTCAGGAATGTGAATGTTGATTTTGTTGTGGTATGACGCATGTTATGATTAATATATATGTTCATTATAACTTTAATATAAGTGTCGATTTATATTAAGGCAAATACAATGCCTGTACAGTACATTTTAAATAAGGAAACAAATGGTAGAGTTATGTGTTTATACGACATATTTCGtataatgttttacaaatataagaTACACCCATTTATTCAGAAgatatgttttacatttaacagcGAACATTTTCGTTAAAGTCAATATAAAAAGGAACACCATTTTTTAGGACACATAACTCATTGGCATTGATTGACAATGGCATGTAGATTccacatgtttttaaaaatatgaaaaaggtatacatttaaactgaaaaatattttaaaatctgcTGTGTCCATTGTGTAGTCGTTCACGACATTCCTTTATGGTATAGCCCTTTTAAATGTAGGTAAGAGCAGTGCAGTGGTTGTCTTTTAAAGATGGGTTTCATAATGTGCTTCGAAAACTTTAGGCTACTTAAAGGGGGATTTAACCAATACTTTTCGGGCGtttattatttctaacataaacGCCATCATTTTTAAAGTAGAGGATCTTGATTGTttcttttttgtacaaaatacgTGCACAAACACAGTATTTAATAAGAGACGCATATTCTTGAATATccaaaaaatgtcattttctgTTATATTAAGACCCTTTTTGTTTTAGTTTGGTATAGTAGATAGTAACCCTCGTATGCTTAAATCGCGATGTTCGTTgtgattgtgttgcatttgaaAAGTAACGAGTCAAGAGTAAACAATCAGACGGTGCTGCTTTAAATGTTGCTTGCAAACATGGTCATTTTTGGTAAACGTTGTACCGCATATTCAATTTGAATTTACTTGGATTTTTAACTAGCTCACAAGTAAATATCAAAATTGTAGTATAGATAAAATTCTTATTGTTGGTGTCACTGTTGATGTCGTCAATACAATGAAGTCCGTATACTATCATGCACAAGAAAACGAGTTTTATAATTTATTCTTGAATACTGAGTATATTGAATGaaggtttataataaaaatacacaaacTTCGCTTCAGCCATCGGGAAGAAATATTGTTCGACAATACTGTTCATACGATACgtgtatgtattttttttgtatttaagaaTCACCATCCAAGAGATAAAGGCATATGATATTGTGTACCTTTCCGATTATTCCGACTATGAAGTAAATAATGATAAATTTCATTTATgctttatgtattaatgtatgctttaattttgtgcatttttatgttaattatctattttaaaaaacaatatgcACAAAATCTTATCATAATGCCTGATTTTCAGTGTTGCAATTTACTGTATATCGCCTGATCACGTCATTTGTATTTTGATCTCCCAATGTCAGGCGGCCATCGTCTTACGTAGTGCGGAGTCAACGTTTAGCACGTTAcaactcgagaggccacatttcgTTATACAATAGTGATATAACTTTGCAAAACTGTTCATGTACGCAATAAATATGGCGAGTTTCTTTCTGGGTCACCTGTAACTAGAAACTAGGTTACCAGGTTAAATTGTTAACCACTGTAATCATCACATTCAACATTTATAACCTAATTTTTTATAAAAGTTAGTCAACATTTTACTCTTAACAATATCTTGACCGAGTTTGAACCTGGGTCATGTGCGTCCAAATACTAGGGCATCATTTTACAACTTACAAAAATCGTATTACTAATGTAGAGGCCATATGCAAAattgatgaaacttgataagataattattattgacaatatctaggccaagttaaAATTGGAATCACGTTTGTTtgaaatctaggtcactaggtcaaatatttacagaaaatcatacCACTATTTGTACAACACTCATAACgttaaacaaaactaacacaaGGTCGCCTAGTCTTTTTTGTACTAGCTTGTACACTAGAGCCTACAGTTTTGACTCCGTCATGTTCAGAATGTCAATCTTAACAAAATAAGGGCAATGcttttgaatctgggtcaagtggggccaaaactagatcactaggtcaagtaTTGAACAATTGGTATCCGTGATATCAGATGAGCGCTTAAGGCCCTTTTCTACATGTTTTTGTGTGTTATTGACGCtttttaagttggtttttgttGCTGTTGGCACCGAAAATAGGTTTTATGCATTCGGCTATTGTGCTGATTAGAAGGAGACGAAATTATATGGTAATCTTCTAAGAGGAAATTTCCAGCTCTATTATACTAGTTATTTCCCGTGTGTTCTATGATAGGTAACGAAACGTAAAAAAGAactataaaatgtttatattttaaataaagattatgttcacattttatttttatgtaaacatatttaattatatttgttgaATGCCATGTCAATATTATGTGTACTTTATGTTCATTCATAAGCCTATATGTGCCTTAAGTGTTTTAGTTAAGAATATGAATGTGTTATGGGAGTTTTGCATTCGTGGATTGGATTTACGGTGGTTATTTTCATCGTTGATTTTGGCGTCTtcttatgttatattttaacaaatcgcTAACTGAATATATCTGTTTTACTCCGTCATGATCATATGCtttatctttaattgtataaGATTTCAATTTTCATGCGAACTACTTAATGACGATTAATATCATACTATCAACATTTGAATACGTATAGAATGCAGAAAATAGTGTATTTTATCAGTTTTTAGaagttttaaataacattgattgTGGATCGAAACCTCTGCgctattaaattttatattaatcatttgATTTTTTAGTAAGGTGTCAGTCACTAATTGAATCATTCGCACTGTACAGTTATTACAGTAAGTGTTTaatgtgtcatatttgtatttattcGCTTCATATTTGCAGCTGTATATTTAAACATCCACCGACATTTTATGTAAACAGAAATGCgacaagtatttatttattttattcatacccGATAAACTCATTTTGTTCAAAGCTTTCGTTTT carries:
- the LOC127869452 gene encoding uncharacterized protein LOC127869452 yields the protein MANSYNMFNEQETNNWIKASLALTITKNGLTNFIEAEMRKVQATVGRSCGKCAMENLIPCSTKNQCKKRKIHISTFHQFHQNKQCCICEKVMHTIEANHRFKGPSWENTKAELWATDWWEIAKCFLPPNGYSDVSSVHESDFNGLINVMINCSHFETCLSTSLNPKPPDPQCPLEKARQIGRDVRHSAKCKITDADLQNYFQTLNLLLRDPSCLVHDQSAASALAKLSDLQNDRISLTELGTLLREAQQTLINANKAGEKFAEKARSTLEEVLAKIEQFIQAGEKRIDEKTVEAENKITEKTQDATNYIDRKTQDATNDIDRKTHESEVLIHQRIQQFNKSKETHVSDQTENDYELGITEMIRYIKRLYGDRFSHVPSSPLNESIDVKLNDVYMLPNLQLMCKDKGAFRKTGKQVKKYRNVFVTENKFNRRTFIQGEAGSGKSTFTAKLTLDWSGKATPIQHKKNSYAFDDLPTFKFVFHITLRNSVTQYNIFSMIKEQIIDCLYADESRANAYELLNEIMTKERCLVVLDGLDEWRSLDDKLALPYLLPSHRKCILLITTRPWKLANGKIKHSDIDTLFEMEGINDHVKLCKKILARLVDGKDFENKHCAFKSYVDQHKLQRFLKEPMFISLIVSSWVDGLELTGSRCEIYSLLLDSLLKKPTKEPQHFQEPPFQCFKETQYIQPNIENLNVVSHVAFELLFSDTRANSLFFSETELSKYMRKEHKEFALKSGILSQTSTPTLTRSSSSFSFVNRSVQEFLIAYFISCNSLVLDDVVSEYLKRYDEAYLEISHVFIFVCGMNMSAANKLSCLMDERDYTLNSHKYIDAARSDGILRLDHKLQRTLLSGYIEATANNNSNVLLALSQFDFNFYSFILALGLNVFRDLKPLQHIWNLNRSNARALCYDMSHVYRQDTDSSNVFWFDLDLCSNINIETLILHSSNTVLPNALGDLKMLKYLFLDCKYDMLHLPAYEYLESLHIGRGVTSLSLHCFNYKTLKYASILSFCDGLDLSLFENLESLEISENVTILNKPFRNHSKLKRIKLQGFDFASLETSAIKSWCLLNNSDTYGCTERLPVLPSLEKIVFENNILSNFLHRLLCTLLSCDRQVQCKCVSRSISSADVDSNSLTGTKITTSAHGSLKLTLFENLESLFISKNVALSNASKDLLNALYCLNIKSLTLGDLYKVWKMHTISNALVSLTQLKTLTMHLDIYTQLQLPKSVNNLIVTFRALIPSELNTLVHQLASLNQSLKCELYFLCRDSGNYAPIMLKEYDAIKQNIYALKNVEVTQFQMYKRERAKVDDKEYVYRHDDRPIGCTYDEDDEEEDEEDDYNYYYNSDSDSDDDTIFNYSKPYFVSVPVYDGDIDADSVVNHDGDYDMTNIEAFDDMARCIINGTCRYEQGWIQMRFQIHGQKSVTCT